A stretch of DNA from Fibrobacter sp. UWB11:
GATTTGAGTCCTTCGGAACTTGCGATGAGCGGACTTGTACCGACAAGACTGTACCACCAAGCGTTCTGGGCTTTCCAGCGTGTGATTTTTTCTTCGGTCGTGAAGAGATTTACGATGGAGTCGGCAGGGATTTTTGCGTTTGCTGCAATGTCATCGAGCAATTGCTTGTCCATGCCTTGGAGCGATGTAGCAATTTCAAAGAATCGGTTGTAGAATTTGTCTGTTTCAATATTTTTTACAACGTAATTACTGTCATTGAAGAGCTTTTTCAAGAATGGTTGCGGGTTCACGTTTTTCCACAACTTGTCGCTTTCGTCCGTGTAGGCCTTGACCTTCGAATAGTCGAGTTTGCCCCAATCGAAAGCGCTGATGAACTTCATGTAGCTTTTGCCAGAGATGAGTTCGGGCTTGATTTTCGGATTGAGCGAACGGAGTTCTCCGTTGAACGCGGCCATGCTCACGATGCAGCGTCCACTTGTGCTTGCGTACGCTTTCACGCGCGGTGTAACTTTTTTGCCACCGATTTTCCAGTCCTTGAAGACTTCCCTAAAATTCTTGTACATGCGGCTTGCGATTCCCTCGTGCTGCTTGACTCCCACTTGCGTGAGATCTCCTTTGCGCGGGGCGGCGTCATTTGCGAGTACCTTGGCGTAGGCGAGCGCCTGTTTACCGATTTCGGTGAGTTTCTGGGCGGAATCGGCTTTTGAAAGGGTTTCGAAAAGGTAGGTGTATTCTTCGTCGCTGTGGTGGTAACGGCTACCGTGGCGTCCGTAATGGCTGATATAGAACGGCTTGTATCCGGCGGGAATCTTGGCGTAATTGGTATTTACAGGTTCCGGGTATACGAGATAATTGCTCGATGTGAATTCGGGATGTTTTGCAAGCTCGGCATCACTTGTTTGGGCGTTGAGGGGGGCTACAAGGAAAAATCCTGCTGCAAGTAAAAAAAAGCCGTTTACGAAATCCATTTTTTTCATGCCACTAATATAATATATTGATGGTTTTGTTTAAGTAAACTAAATTCAAAGTTTCGTTTTAAGGCCCCGCCCGCATGATTTTTAAGGCGATTAGCCTATATTTCAAGTTGAAACGAAAAAATTGTGGCACATCTTTTGCTACTTTTAACCACGTTTAATTTTAAATCATGCCCGGCGGGAATCCGAGGGCAATTATAAAGGATAACCATGAGCATTGTAGATACAGTACTCCATAAGATTTTTGGTACACCTCATGAACGTAAGGTGAAGCAGCTCCGCCCGGTGATTGCAAAGATTCACGAAGCCTGTAAGGCCCTTGCAACGTTGGACGACGCTGAACTCGCTGCAAAGAGTGCGGAATTTCGCGAAAAACTGAATAACGGCGCAACGCTCGACGATATCAAGGTTGAAGCATTTGCGGTTTGCCGTGAAGCTTGCGACCGCCGCTTGGGTATCTTCAATATTTTCAAGCCGGAATTTGGCTTTGATTTTAGCCGCCTCGGCCCGGAACTTCAGGAAGCTGTGAACAAGGCCAAGGCCGAACTCGAAAGTGGCAAGAATGAATGGGAAGTCTACCTCCCGGCAGCTCTTTATGCCAAGGTTCGTGAACTCTATCCGGAATCTGTGAAGCCGTTCCGCATGTTGCCTTTTGACGTGCAGATGATCGGTGGCTTGGTGCTTCACGAAGGTGCAATTGCAGAAATGGCAACCGGTGAAGGTAAGACGCTTGCCGCTGCTCTCCCGGTTTACTTGAACGGTCTTTCGGGCCATGGCGTGCATGTGGTGACGGTGAACGATTACCTCGCTGGCCGTGACGCAAAGCAGATGGGCTTGGTCTATAAGTTCCTCGGTCTTACGGTTGGTCTTATTATCAACGGCCTCAATCCGGAACAGCGCCGCGAAAGCTACAACTCCGACGTGACTTACGGTACCAACAATGAATTCGGTTTCGACTATCTCCGTGACAACATGGCTGTTGAAC
This window harbors:
- a CDS encoding histidine phosphatase family protein: MKKMDFVNGFFLLAAGFFLVAPLNAQTSDAELAKHPEFTSSNYLVYPEPVNTNYAKIPAGYKPFYISHYGRHGSRYHHSDEEYTYLFETLSKADSAQKLTEIGKQALAYAKVLANDAAPRKGDLTQVGVKQHEGIASRMYKNFREVFKDWKIGGKKVTPRVKAYASTSGRCIVSMAAFNGELRSLNPKIKPELISGKSYMKFISAFDWGKLDYSKVKAYTDESDKLWKNVNPQPFLKKLFNDSNYVVKNIETDKFYNRFFEIATSLQGMDKQLLDDIAANAKIPADSIVNLFTTEEKITRWKAQNAWWYSLVGTSPLIASSEGLKSAAPTLQNILDEADEAIALDTSTNARTAQTPIAATLRFGHDATLLPLAALMQLPFASAKVSDLTKLHEQWNDFKIIPMAANLQMVFYKSSGNNSILVKVLYNEIEQTLPIECKDTNKDKCPAAPYYRWDDVREFYSAILYTLKK